From the genome of Bombyx mori chromosome 7, ASM3026992v2:
GCCATGTTCCTGATTAATTTTACTAGCTGTTTTAAACTCTTCGTTTTCCTTGGGTCTCCTCACGTCTTTAGAAGAAATTCGTTCTTCTCGCCGATTAGTTCTTGATATAGTATCGTAAGCGTTATTACTGAACATGACAGGGGCCATGAAGTTAGGGGAGGTCTTTCTGATTTTAAAATGAGAATCAACGATACGATCATTTCGACTGTGCTTCAGACGACCAGCTCTTGTGTATTGCTTCACGTGTATACCGCTCAGTCCGATTTTTGGAAAGCCATTACTCCTCAAAGCCAGATACCCGGAACTAGGAGTACCGTCATAAATATAGTACATCAGCACCGGCGAAACTGAATTAAAATATAGAAAGGCACTGAACAACTCGAAAAGGAATTTCATTCTGGCTGACGGCACATTGACAAAAGTAATCCGATACATGGTTCTTAAATACATTCTTGACGATTGATTGGTTTtcgttatgtaaataaataagcaaTTGTTATTTTCTTGCGAGACAAACAAGagtaattataaaaacatgCGGATAATTGAGTTCTGTGATATTATTAATTCactcattaaattttttttctaattttgcatataaatataatctCATAACCTTAGTAAATCAGTTGAATAACAAACAAATGGGAATCTAATGAAAAAAGacgaatgaaaacaaaatatggtGAAGAAGAGAAGAAAGAAATATcacaactttactggtggtaggacgtcttgtgagtatgcacgggtaggtaccaccgccctgcctgtttctgccgtgaagcagtaatgcgtttcggttcgaagggcggcggccgttgtactatactgagactttagaactcatatctcaaggtaggtggcggcatttacgttgtagatgtctatgggctccggtaaccacttaatatcagatgggccgtgagctcgtccacccatctaagtattaaaaaaaaaacaaatgaatatcgTATTATAAAAGTTACATTCGTTCAATTACACAGAGGTTCGACAATAATGCAACGGGTCTCTGTTAGATAGCAAGCATTACAACGATCTTGCAATCATAATATTTAAAGAGATCAGCCCACATTCATTGTTCGCGAcgtaatttaatattcataaattattattagtttacaTTCTACGATGAGACAATACAAATGATCTAGTCGCGTAttgaactttttgaagtgaagtAGGAAcaatgaaattaatatatttactattCGTTTCATTATTAAGGATCAAAGCGACAGAGGAAAGATTAATTGAGAAAAATTCGAAAGCAACTACGGAAACAAAAATATTCGGCGCACCTGTAGTAAGACACACGAGAGATGTATTCGAGGAAGACGCGTTAGCGGAGTTTTCTAAAGAGGAAAACGAACAAATTGATCAGTTAACCCAATTAAATGGGCTGAAAATGAGgtattattacaaatataatcCGATGATCATACCAGTACCAGTTCAACAGACTCGACTTACAAGAGGATCTATTAGTAATGTGACCACAACAAAAAATAGTCTAAATAATAGTACAGAAAAAACGAAAGTATTAATTCAGAGACCGATACCGAAATTTGACGAATTGGACGACGAAGATGACTTTCAAATGAACATGGACAAAACTTCAAATACATTTATAGACTCGAATGAACACGAAGATGAAGATTTCAATCTGGACGATTATGACTTTGATGTGAACCATGACGAATTCATAGGAAGCGGAAAGCCGCTTCAGCCAAGAACGAAAAATAAGGATTTAGAACATCATCATGTACAAACAGATTCAACTGAAGGTAAACCACAAAAGGTAGCTTCTGAAATTAaagttaaaagtaaaatattaccACCCATAAATGCTGTCTCTTCAAATAAGAAACAAAGGCATGTAacttttaaacataataaagaaaataaagttaaatttgatgaatattatgatgatgatgatgatgtgaatCGTAAAGAGGTAAAGAAATATACGGATGAGATAGTTGATGAGAATTACGAAAGTGGTGAACCCGAACGTGGTATGTCGAACAGAGATGTTAGGTCACCATGGAAGATACACAAATATGTCGATAAGCTATCGGAGAAATCACCGACAGCAACAGTTATGTCTAAGACTTTAAGTATATTTCCAACATTTCCTTAATTAATCTGAGATTGTTATCTCAGTCAATGgaataattatacaataaaatatttatggtcCTCAAATATCAGTGTGGgttattttgtaaaaatcttgttttttattttaatgcctTTAGTAATTAAGAATGGGATGGTGCTTTGATTTAGCAAATATTGGACAAAGAAAAACTGTTAGTACAatttttcacaataaaaataatccttCACTTTCAGttggtttttatttgaatataaaacttaattatttaacaataaccttaataaaaacaaaacagtatgATTGCAttgacaaaatatttaaattaatgcgAATGTTAGTATGCCACTAATCTAATGATACGTTGACAGTTTACTGATGTCTGTACTTTTCACTAAgtctttgtattttttataattactgtCTAAACCTTTAATATTGTCATGACCGCGATGGCTATCTTCATAGGCTTTCTTTTCGGTATTGCCTGTTTTTGCAAACGCGTTGGCCTCATTACCGGCCGCCCCAAGGACTTGGGATCGCAACAATGCTTCCGATCCTCCGATATGTGCCTTAGAAGCACCCTTTTCTTCAGATTTCACACTGTTATTGCTATTATCAAAAAATTCATCTTCCTCTTGATATTCGTCTTTATGATAAACTTTCCGGAAACCTTTTTTCTTTTGACCTTTATCTTCATTCCTctctaaaatatatttcgagTCTTTTTTGTGATCTTCAGTGCCGAATTTATTCGAGAATGAGTCAATGAAATCTTTAAAACCTCTGTAACCATTGCCGCTGTGTTCATAGCCAGTTTTAAAATCATCCCTCTCATGATTACCCTTTCCATATTTATCGAATTCATTGTTTTTCTCATGACTAATCTCTGTCACTGATTCTCCGTGTGAATTCTTAGATTTAACAGTTTTCTCGTTATCCCTCCCCAAAATAGAATCCAGAGTTCCATCATTGATAGTCGAACCGTCCAGTCTTCTGTTTCTTTTCGCATATGCATAATTGTCGTTGTAAGGTGATTCATGGTCAATTTCACTACCCCAATCTACTCCTTTAAAGACAAGAGCATCACCCGCactatttttatcaaaatagtCATTTAAAACGAAGGAGAAGAAAGGTTTGTGACCACTCATTGGGTTTTCTGTTGTAATTTCAGAATAATAATTCGGTGTAGCTATGGAAGTATAAGATTGCGGCACATCATCCACGTTTTCATGTACAGGAATTATGGGCACAACAGCGTACCGCTTATCCTTTGCCTTGTCTATTTCAGCTTCGATTTTCATATGTTCATACTCATATGGGCTGTGGTAATAATATGGCCAAGTATCATAAGAGCTTCTGGAACTCGTTCTAACATCGTCATCGTCATAGTTATAGTCATGACTGGTGTATCCTGTGTTCATTTCTTTATAGCCTTCAGGCGGGTGATAATACATCATCGATTTTAATCTTTCGTACATGGCATCAGTTTCGATTTTCGATGGTAAAAACTTGTTATTGTATTTAGCTTCTGCTTTCGCAATTTCATAATCAGCTGCGTATTTTGAAACGGGCGGTTCGGTCACTTCGATCACTGGTTTCACATCACCGTTTGAATCATAGTAATTGTATTCGGGAGGATAAATGTTACCATCAGTTTTACGATCATTGACAGCGGGCTCATTATGTGTAGCACCTCCATAACCAATCCCGAAAGAGGAGAGAGTTCCAGGATAATTATCCACTTGACTGTACATGTATCCGGACTGTACGGGTGATGAGTTGGATCTTGATTTCCTGGACACGTACATATGATGCTGCAGTGAATGCAGTTCCGCTGCCACTCTAGATAGACACACGAATATTACTATAAGACTCATTTCACGTGTTTTACCGAGTTAGAGACTACGATGACTGGAAGTGGGCGTTTCTAAATGTGtttatattaattgtttattgtttCCTGCGAGTTCGTAATACATTGTTTTACGTGACAATGGAACGTTGCGGGTCGGACTACGATTGGGAAACATCCTTATTTAAAATCGTAAGTCGATCATTGCCCGATACGGTAAATTAGTTTGGAGCTAACGTATttgttgatatatttttagcacAAGACGATTAGTAAGATAAAAAAATGAAGCAGTGGGAATATCGTTACCGCCTATACACTAGCCATCACATGTGCCATTAAgattaaaaacacaaaatatttgacaggtgccttacattttcaagacaagcttgagtatatacaacaacaacaacattcggaccgtcggtctaccgagcaatatcacccgctcggtggaagaacttccctttgtcgttaaaccCTTAAACTAGTGACACTGACGTGATgattcggattttttttttttgttatgaatcaatatttactggtggcctggaggcctttcctgtttcaccaggacaggtgggcgagcaaaggctcagccaggaggggtgggatttgctaacagctacccgagcgcctccgaaggagacctaacagctaaagagcagctgcttcgcgaatgaatctactaccggatcggaatcgcgacccgctgagaagatccggcgagaaactcagcgagctgattcatgggttaggttgcacggcgaactctttgtcgagttcgatgaatacggttaccggggtccctaagcctgctcctagtgttagagctgaaggcgtctaatgcaaaggttattggatctgatggatccgtaaggacgtgaaagATTCGGATTTTGCAATCGAGTCTTCACTATACGGTTGGAAAAGCACAATGCTGAATGTTCCAGAATGTTCGTTATAAACCCTCAAAGCTGTAAAGGAGTTTCATGTTTAAGAACTAATAGTCTATTACGGGTAGAGTAGACTTGCgtaatataacaaatatttatgtacTACTTTAGATATAACAAACAGCAGTTTTTGATGCCCACTTTTGTATTTCTTATATTTCGCAAAAGTCCGTAAtacgaattacaaaaaaaacccaACGAAACATTAGAATATAAGCATTAGAAAGTATGTACCTACTTACAGTTTGATATCTTAATAAAGTAATTCAGATATAAACTCAAATTGTTCGCCACAGTCTCATAATTGCAAACAATTTGGGAACTCCGACCTTCGATTAGTCATGGCGGCTGATACGCTGGTTCCAGATTTGTCATTATCAATTGTTTTCAACGGGCCCTTCTTCTGATTTCGTCCGAAGAGGTAAATGTTGGACAGAAACAATTGCTGACCGGAAGCATTCGTAggtctgtatattttttttatttttcaataaacgACCATTAATTCCATTGATGTCTATTTCACTCGAGCCAATTATAGTTGCtcaaccaataaaataaattaaaaaataaattcagaCGACGTAATGCGTGAAGACTTGATTGAAATTGATCCGACGTGAGTGCCTATGAGTAAGTAGAAGATGAATGAGTAAAAGTATAATTGTTTCCATGACTGGGGAAAGGGGAGAGAGGTAATTTAAGGTCtgaactgaagtcgtcgtggccaaaagatacgacgtccggtgcattcgtgaaatgtagcgatgcaacggtgttcccgctggcaggtaccaatttttctaatcaaaaacatacttagcaaatgttcacgattgacttccacggtgaaggcattacgtcgtgtagtaaaaatgaaacccgcaaaattataatttgcgtaattactaatggtaggatcttttgtgagtccgcgcgggtaggtaccgccaccctatttgccgcctatttctgccgtgaagcagtaatgcgtttcggtttgaagggtggggccgccgttggaactcgaccttagaactcatatctcaaggtgggtggcggcatttacgttgtagacgtctatgggatccggtgaccatttaacaccatgtgggctgtgagcttgtccacccatcaatgcaataaaaaaaagggcaaGGAAACTTACGAgttcacggactcaacctgagaacCGAAAGTGGATCTGGGGCGATCCGATGCGACATTTTCCGAGCGAAGGTGGCTTAGCCTTACCCCGTTGCTTGGATAAGGTATGTGCCATAAATATGATATTAGCGATGACAACAACAGGGTTAAGTCGTCGTTATAACACGATTGAGACTAGGACTTCATGTCCGATGTTAATTTTGCCGAGAgttaatataacattttttctattgctttaatgggtggacgagctcacagcccacctggtgttaggtggttaccggagcccatagacatccacaacgcaaatgccgccacccatcttgaaacaagagttgtaaggtctcacttttaacagtacaacggttaccgcacccttcaaatcgaaacgcattactgcttcacggtaaaaatagacagggcggtggtacccacccgtgcggacttaacagatcctaccaccagtaaaatcgataataatcgattaaaacgaaaataaaacagcACAATCAGTCAATGAGAATAAACTTTATTCATTTACATATTCAACTTTCGTtttctttacaaaaataatgtattcGATAAATTTTGTACAGTTTTCGATGAAGCTTCCGGGTAATCGaacgataatattattatactatttataatatatctGTATCCACAAAATATATTTCCATTTTTTACATCGCACTTTTCCGGGAAAAGTTTTAATCACTATTTGTTCATTAATTACTCGTTGATAAGAATATCTTTAATTTCCATTATTGTGTAcaagttagatttttttattttcccgaAAAGACACGGAACTTCTGGCAGTAAAATGAATGTCGATGCCACattggtttaaaaaaacaaaacacatttacaaaatttaaaatactatttatttatctcGATGGCTTTTACCTTGTGTGCTGATccacgaaaataaaattattgtagcttaaccctttgactgttatgtaggtcaccggtgtcctacgtgGGGCTCTGAAGTAATTATTAaagtcgatttctgttacttaTAGAACTTCTACAAGTTACCCCATGCCGCGTAAAgagataaaaaattaaaataattgtaaatatgtgtgtgtgtgtgcaaaaCATTTATTATGTGAAAACTTATTGCGTATTATGGACGGTATTgttcaacatttaaaaatattaatcttaaaATCGTAACATGCATATAATATGGTCAATAGTTCTATAACTGTGTCATTCGAAACaacaaaatcgattttatttttatcgataatcgCTTGATATTATGCTGTTATATTTATTCTTGTATTGCTTAGTCGTTTGCAGATTAAATTCTTTCACATATCACGCAAAACATTCTTAATTGTATTTCTTAAATTAGGATaggaaaaatacataataaagacTAATATTCAAATTATGTCGAGTGCAAAGAGTTCTGTGTGACGATTTTTAGCGAATATTTCgtattattacttttaacaTTTCGGTACCACAAAATCAGATCTTTGGTCGCAAACATCGGTAACAATTATCTAAAAATTGtcgacatatttttttaacaaaaaaaaaatcataaatcgaTTTTAGACAATCCAGTCACCGAGTATCGATACATATTATATCGATTCGAATCACTATTATCGATATCATAGAAATTACCCTACAAATTTACAAGCGTGTGGCAATCCAAGagaattgcaaaaaaaaatttttaattctaatcaAAACGAAATGGTATAATGCACACAGTttaaaatgtctaagtataatTCATTTAAACTTAAACCCTATATTATCGATATTCAAATAGAATCGATAATCGTGATTGGCGAAGtcgatattgaaataaaaactacatcacttatttatataatacgctaattcgttatattttttaacacgATTGGGGCCCAACTCCAGAGCGGCCTTACAAGTGGTTAAACATCTAAGTTTCGCAATTTTGAACCTTATGACTTGGGAAATATAGGCGAACGTATTGATCGAAAGTTTAAAGGACCTTAAAGATTATATACATTTCTGGGcgtttatttaacaaattacTATTGGTGTCAGCGTCAATATTCATATTGATTTTCTGACAGATTGTGAATTATTAAATTAGGCCAATACCTGATCTTGTGTTTTCAATCACACAACGATAGTATATAGATATTATGTaggaaatattaaaacacatatgaaaATGCAAAATCAAGCTCTTCCTTGTTTAGTATTAAATGACATTTCTCTTAGGAAAGGTTCGCTAAATAAACGACCGAAACGCAAATATGACGATATAGTTTACAGTGAACATTGTGAGTTATTTGGCAACCAGCCGTGAGCTCACGTGAACATACGTGAACATACATTTCCTACGGCGACTTGCGGAATATGTAGTCTTATGTTTTCAATCAAATTTCACATATTTCCTCTAGTTTAACAAAACTGCAAACCGAAATGGCTTTTtccttatttttatattgaagactagcgacccgccctcgcttcgcttcggaaacattaaattttattattaataactgagtcccgcgatgttacccgcggttattgtcgtaccgcgggagacgccgtggggcgaagctagtctaaaaaaagtagcctaatttactccttatatcatcagctacctagcAGTGAGTCTTgtaaaaatcggtccagccgttccagagtttagccggaacaaacagacagacagacagacatttTAGTGTgtataccgtatatatattcatatgcatgtagtaaaaagcggtcatttcaatattacaaacagacactcaaattttatttatatgtatagataattatcaaatattcgattattataatatgtttttctgATTTTAGTTTTCCgacagaaaatatataatatactatattaaatatataagacctatataatatactatactTATTATTTCAACTGAGCTTTTTTAGTAATCAAATCAAACATGTCAAAACGCATTTGATTCTCGTTAGTTATCTATGAGGCTGATTTTAAGGGAAAAATTCTATGTAATTGACTTGTTTTGATCCCATTCGATTAAAAAACTACACACCtatttgtataaattattttgaaaaaaaaaaacagtgtagACGAAGACTGCCTTGAAGCCAAAActaaaaaaccaaaaaacaatattgattttaccaaatgtaatattatattactatcATCGCTTCGGAGAAACTAAACTATAGCAGTTGTGGTTAATTTTCagcacaaaaataaaagaactgaatatcttttatatataaataagcaCAGACAAAATATTTGAGTTCTATTATCTTATCTGTTTTTTAgtatataatttttcaaaaaaaaaaccgtgactATTTCAAAATagtcatggtttttttttccaaagatTAACGCCAATAAGAACATCAAAGAGCAGAACATTtactattcttttttattgcccttgtaggcaggcgagcatacgacccacctgatggtgagtggttaccgtcgcccatgaacttcagcaatctGGCattggcagagccaagccgctgcctaccgtacaataaatctaaattataaatataaattaatatttatttaattagtctcTTCCGACACTAAGCTTCGCACTACACTGCAGTTTGGTTGGCGACGCGACGCGATAGGTCATTGACCCCGTGCGtcacttatattttttttaaatttcattgctCGCGCATAGAATCGGTAAATGTATTATCTGATGTCATCGCGGCAGTACTCATCGCCCCCTACTGATATTTAACTATAGTTCGTTTTGTGACCAATTTACGGTTGTAGAATATTTCAAGAAAAACATGAGGGAATTCATGCAACAACAAACTTTAATCCGTTTAACAATGCAATGGAAgcactaaagttttttttaactcaacTTTACTACACTCATATTAAAGTTCATTGTTGTTTGTACGAATAATCGATTGGGCGTTATCGATTTTCGATGAggacattttattttgtaatttaaaagtttgacattagcctttttatttaaactacgtAATCCTTAacgataataattatattaacatcttcactgatctcCGAACCTAATCCACAGTCGGATCTAAGGAAAATGCGATGGAACCCTCTTAATACACAACACTGCATAAGAAATATGTAAGAGAGAATACGAATTACAAAGAACCAAGTATCgagatcgaaaaatatttattaatgttatttagaagaacGAATGCACACGACCGTACTGTAATTTAAAATCTATCGATACATATTCCCATCACTATTTATTTCCCTTAGATTAAACTAAACCGACGTACACGAGGTTTTCATTGCcctaaaaaaacacataaaaatacGTTTAGACTAGACATTAAAGGCACGAAATACGCATGGGTGTACAAGACAAAAAAGTCGATAAAACTTTCTCAGCTCTATCCAACTACATAGTAATAGGAATCATAATTGCAAGTCACCTATCTGTCATACGCAATCATATATAATTTGTGTTTGCAGTGCACGGCGTTACACTATATCGCATATATCGCAAAATATATAGCAAATTTACgacaagcaaaaataaaaaaaatccgtagggaaattaaaataaaaacggtgcgcgtgtaGCTTgatgcacgtgaatgaagtgaaacttctttttcgatgtgcaGTATtagtggttttcttcatttttcatctttaaatcagattgctttTGTAATAGGAAAtgttgtgtataagagatgcgacatcttcaatatttataaatattttaaattaaatacttcattaaaatattggccgctactcgttgctaacactCGCGCTGTAACAGTGTACTACTACACACGTGCGTTCGAGTGCAACGCattcactctctctctctctctatctctttctATTCCCCCTCCCCAGGAGCGTtgaacgtttaacgcaacctcgttggaagtcgcattagaagtttcacttcaaaaaatattatatttgagacAGTATAAACagcgaaaaaaaaagtgtctctTTTGAGCTGTCTCACTTGTTCATATAGCGATTAGTATTGTAGTAGTAGTAAATATTGGCTTTTAAAAACTGAATGCGGTAATTTTTGCGTTATATTACCCCCCTCCCCTACCTATCGTCTGCGTATA
Proteins encoded in this window:
- the LOC101745285 gene encoding uncharacterized protein LOC101745285, which encodes MKLIYLLFVSLLRIKATEERLIEKNSKATTETKIFGAPVVRHTRDVFEEDALAEFSKEENEQIDQLTQLNGLKMRYYYKYNPMIIPVPVQQTRLTRGSISNVTTTKNSLNNSTEKTKVLIQRPIPKFDELDDEDDFQMNMDKTSNTFIDSNEHEDEDFNLDDYDFDVNHDEFIGSGKPLQPRTKNKDLEHHHVQTDSTEGKPQKVASEIKVKSKILPPINAVSSNKKQRHVTFKHNKENKVKFDEYYDDDDDVNRKEVKKYTDEIVDENYESGEPERGMSNRDVRSPWKIHKYVDKLSEKSPTATVMSKTLSIFPTFP
- the LOC101745134 gene encoding uncharacterized protein LOC101745134, with the protein product MSLIVIFVCLSRVAAELHSLQHHMYVSRKSRSNSSPVQSGYMYSQVDNYPGTLSSFGIGYGGATHNEPAVNDRKTDGNIYPPEYNYYDSNGDVKPVIEVTEPPVSKYAADYEIAKAEAKYNNKFLPSKIETDAMYERLKSMMYYHPPEGYKEMNTGYTSHDYNYDDDDVRTSSRSSYDTWPYYYHSPYEYEHMKIEAEIDKAKDKRYAVVPIIPVHENVDDVPQSYTSIATPNYYSEITTENPMSGHKPFFSFVLNDYFDKNSAGDALVFKGVDWGSEIDHESPYNDNYAYAKRNRRLDGSTINDGTLDSILGRDNEKTVKSKNSHGESVTEISHEKNNEFDKYGKGNHERDDFKTGYEHSGNGYRGFKDFIDSFSNKFGTEDHKKDSKYILERNEDKGQKKKGFRKVYHKDEYQEEDEFFDNSNNSVKSEEKGASKAHIGGSEALLRSQVLGAAGNEANAFAKTGNTEKKAYEDSHRGHDNIKGLDSNYKKYKDLVKSTDISKLSTYH